From one Gemmatimonas sp. UBA7669 genomic stretch:
- a CDS encoding type II toxin-antitoxin system Phd/YefM family antitoxin — MEETREMAVISRRGHEDMVLMPASELSDLLETVYLVRSPANAARLAAALTRGRQGGTAATDLNDLRVELGLDNEIC, encoded by the coding sequence GTGGAAGAAACCCGCGAGATGGCGGTGATCTCTCGGCGCGGCCACGAGGACATGGTTCTTATGCCAGCCTCGGAATTGTCCGATCTTCTGGAGACCGTTTACCTGGTGCGTTCACCGGCCAATGCCGCTCGACTGGCGGCAGCACTCACTCGTGGGCGACAAGGTGGTACGGCAGCGACTGACCTGAATGACCTTCGCGTTGAATTGGGGTTGGACAACGAAATCTGCTGA